One Sanguibacter keddieii DSM 10542 genomic window carries:
- a CDS encoding SDR family oxidoreductase — protein MTYIVHGATGAQGTPVAAALTSSGHHVTAAVRTPSTYSGPGSAVAVDLASPASLVDAYRGAEGVFVHLPIGSPEQQLAQALVIADAVDAARPGRVVMSTSGYTLDDTASAVAVLATRLAASGVSTAVVQPRLYLENLLLPMVVGPVQQDGVLAYPVREDYAVSWSSHLDVADVVVRLLQDPTVTGTVGVGALPGLLGADLAQGFADHLGRPVTFESMSPDDFEELLTPMFGPAATSVADSYRWRATQSDEVVEEATSAQLLLGLRPRTVAQWLGDLGV, from the coding sequence ATGACCTACATCGTCCACGGCGCCACCGGCGCCCAGGGAACCCCCGTCGCCGCCGCACTCACCTCGTCCGGTCACCACGTGACCGCAGCAGTCCGCACCCCCAGCACCTACTCCGGTCCCGGGTCGGCCGTCGCGGTCGACCTCGCCTCCCCCGCGTCCCTCGTCGACGCCTACCGCGGCGCCGAGGGCGTGTTCGTCCACCTGCCGATCGGATCGCCCGAGCAGCAGCTCGCCCAGGCGCTCGTCATCGCGGACGCCGTCGACGCCGCCCGCCCAGGTCGCGTCGTGATGTCGACGAGCGGCTACACCCTCGACGACACCGCGAGCGCGGTGGCCGTCCTGGCTACCAGGCTCGCCGCGTCGGGCGTCTCGACGGCCGTCGTCCAGCCGCGCCTGTACCTCGAGAACCTCCTGCTGCCCATGGTCGTCGGCCCGGTCCAGCAGGACGGGGTGCTCGCCTACCCGGTGCGCGAGGACTACGCGGTGTCGTGGAGCTCGCACCTCGACGTCGCGGACGTCGTGGTCCGGCTGCTGCAGGACCCGACCGTCACCGGGACCGTCGGCGTCGGGGCGCTGCCCGGCCTGCTCGGAGCCGACCTGGCGCAGGGGTTCGCAGACCACCTGGGCCGCCCGGTCACCTTCGAGAGCATGAGCCCGGACGACTTCGAAGAGCTCCTCACGCCGATGTTCGGACCTGCGGCGACGTCGGTCGCCGACTCCTACCGGTGGCGGGCCACCCAGAGCGACGAGGTGGTCGAGGAGGCGACGAGCGCCCAGCTGCTGCTCGGCCTGCGGCCGCGGACCGTCGCGCAGTGGCTGGGCGACCTGGGCGTCTGA
- a CDS encoding winged helix-turn-helix transcriptional regulator — MTLVRAADESPECGVARFLVLLDGPWATLIVRELLHGPLRFTQIKDRLPGISAHTLTNRLRRFEENGIVTRTSYPEIPPRVVYELTEVGERLRTVLDAMNSWALTVPRVPTDEGTEALDDEGVTV; from the coding sequence ATGACTCTCGTGAGAGCTGCTGACGAGTCCCCAGAGTGCGGCGTGGCCCGGTTCCTCGTGCTGCTCGACGGCCCGTGGGCCACGCTCATCGTGCGCGAGCTCCTCCACGGCCCGCTCCGGTTCACGCAGATCAAGGACCGTCTGCCCGGCATCAGCGCCCACACCCTCACCAACCGCCTGCGCCGATTCGAGGAGAACGGGATCGTGACGCGCACGTCGTACCCGGAGATCCCGCCGCGCGTGGTCTACGAGCTCACCGAGGTCGGAGAGCGCCTGCGCACCGTCCTCGACGCCATGAACAGCTGGGCTCTCACCGTCCCGAGGGTCCCGACAGATGAGGGCACCGAAGCCCTCGACGACGAAGGAGTCACCGTATGA
- a CDS encoding heme-degrading domain-containing protein — protein MSHDDARTDLLRAEQLQAEVRELDLERFGHAEAWDLGQRVVALATERDLGVTVAIWLGEQRVFQAARPGTSADNDSWMDRKCAVVRRYDDPSMAVMLRWRGHGVTQAEPRLGLDPAVHALAGGGVPLRVRGALVGVAVVSGLTDEEDHVLMVEALTAHRDAHRG, from the coding sequence ATGAGCCACGACGACGCCCGCACCGACCTGCTCCGAGCAGAGCAGCTCCAGGCCGAGGTGCGCGAGCTGGACCTCGAGCGTTTCGGGCACGCAGAGGCCTGGGACCTCGGGCAGCGCGTCGTCGCCCTCGCCACCGAGCGCGACCTCGGCGTCACGGTCGCGATCTGGCTCGGCGAGCAACGTGTCTTCCAGGCTGCTCGGCCCGGGACGAGCGCCGACAACGACAGCTGGATGGATCGCAAGTGCGCCGTCGTGCGCCGCTACGACGACCCGTCGATGGCCGTCATGCTCCGGTGGCGCGGGCACGGCGTCACGCAGGCCGAGCCGCGCCTCGGGCTGGACCCGGCGGTTCACGCCCTCGCCGGCGGTGGCGTCCCGCTCCGGGTCCGCGGTGCGCTCGTCGGCGTCGCCGTCGTCTCCGGGCTCACCGACGAGGAGGACCACGTCCTCATGGTCGAGGCCCTCACCGCCCACCGCGACGCGCACCGGGGCTGA
- a CDS encoding NUDIX hydrolase, translating to MSNEENVLIRVSAVVLRDSAGAVLTVRKTETSRFMLPGGKPEVGESTEQAAVRECVEELGVVLDPTALRLLGTFRAAAANEVGADVEATVFEHPDVLVGDPAAEIAELRWMDIATESLPHDLAPLLATHVVPALRG from the coding sequence GTGTCGAACGAGGAGAACGTGCTCATCCGGGTCAGTGCCGTCGTCCTGAGGGACTCGGCGGGCGCCGTGCTCACGGTCCGGAAGACCGAGACGAGCCGGTTCATGCTCCCCGGCGGTAAGCCTGAGGTGGGCGAGTCCACCGAGCAGGCCGCCGTCCGCGAGTGCGTCGAGGAGCTGGGTGTAGTCCTCGACCCGACCGCTCTCCGCCTGCTCGGGACCTTCCGCGCGGCAGCGGCGAACGAGGTGGGCGCCGACGTGGAGGCCACGGTGTTCGAGCACCCCGATGTTCTCGTCGGAGACCCTGCGGCGGAGATCGCAGAGCTGCGGTGGATGGACATCGCGACAGAGTCCTTGCCGCACGACCTCGCGCCGCTGCTCGCCACTCACGTCGTCCCGGCGCTCCGGGGCTGA
- a CDS encoding AzlC family ABC transporter permease, translating into MPPPPADPSSPSGDHPHPVRPFPAAVRDTISVGVALVPLGIAFGLLVVEAGLSWWWAPLFSTFIYAGSLEFLAIGLVMAATPLASIALSTVLVNFRHVFYALSFPLHSVRGPVAKTYSMYALTDEAYALAHHIPEAERTTARIVWMQVLCQSYWVVGGVAGALLGSALPQVPQGMWFALTALFTVLALDAFRQNRDVTSPVLAIGSALVALLVAHDEMLVVGMVLFLVALTVRFFVRRDRGTGEAGDARA; encoded by the coding sequence GTGCCACCCCCGCCCGCCGACCCGTCCTCCCCGTCGGGAGACCACCCGCACCCGGTCCGGCCCTTCCCGGCAGCGGTCCGCGACACCATCTCCGTGGGGGTCGCGCTCGTGCCGCTCGGGATCGCCTTCGGGCTGCTCGTCGTCGAGGCTGGGCTCTCGTGGTGGTGGGCGCCGCTGTTCTCGACGTTCATCTACGCCGGGTCGCTCGAGTTCCTCGCGATCGGGCTCGTCATGGCGGCGACGCCGTTGGCGAGCATCGCGCTGTCGACCGTGCTGGTGAACTTCCGGCACGTGTTCTACGCGCTGTCCTTCCCACTGCACTCCGTCCGCGGACCCGTCGCCAAGACCTACAGCATGTACGCCCTCACCGACGAGGCCTACGCGCTCGCCCACCACATCCCCGAGGCCGAGCGGACCACCGCTCGCATCGTGTGGATGCAGGTGCTCTGCCAGTCCTACTGGGTGGTCGGCGGGGTCGCCGGGGCGCTCCTCGGCAGCGCCCTGCCCCAGGTCCCGCAGGGGATGTGGTTCGCCCTGACCGCGCTCTTCACCGTGCTCGCCCTCGACGCCTTCCGTCAGAACCGGGACGTGACCTCACCGGTGCTGGCCATCGGGTCGGCGCTCGTCGCGCTCCTCGTCGCGCACGACGAGATGCTCGTGGTCGGCATGGTGCTGTTCCTCGTGGCGCTCACCGTGAGGTTCTTCGTGCGGCGCGATCGTGGGACCGGCGAGGCAGGTGACGCCCGTGCCTAG
- a CDS encoding branched-chain amino acid transporter permease, with translation MPSDGYVLAALATILVVTFALRALPFLVIGQLRESAFVQFLGRYMPVGIMVILVVYTLKDVSLSSGWRGLPELVGLGATVGLHLWRHNALLSILGGTAVYVVLVSTVLSVG, from the coding sequence GTGCCTAGCGACGGCTACGTCCTCGCCGCCCTCGCGACCATCCTCGTCGTGACCTTCGCGCTGCGCGCCCTGCCGTTCCTGGTGATCGGCCAGCTGCGGGAGTCGGCCTTCGTGCAGTTCCTCGGCCGGTACATGCCTGTGGGGATCATGGTGATCCTGGTCGTCTACACGCTCAAGGACGTCTCGCTCAGCTCCGGGTGGCGCGGCCTGCCGGAGCTCGTCGGCCTCGGTGCCACGGTCGGTCTGCACCTGTGGCGGCACAACGCGCTGCTGTCGATCCTTGGCGGGACGGCCGTGTACGTGGTGCTGGTCAGCACGGTGCTCTCGGTCGGCTGA
- a CDS encoding putative quinol monooxygenase, with the protein MSTTEDTVPDGLMPADVLASSTPVAVYGFARAKAGKEQELEDAIRAIIPTVRAERGYEQYSVHTTKEQPGAFAFYERWSTGPDIARHVQQPHMQSYFGKIADLVEGELEAEWLWPLDD; encoded by the coding sequence GTGAGCACGACCGAAGACACCGTCCCAGACGGCCTCATGCCCGCTGACGTCCTGGCATCGTCAACACCTGTCGCCGTCTACGGCTTCGCCAGGGCTAAGGCCGGCAAGGAGCAAGAGCTCGAAGACGCGATCCGGGCGATCATCCCGACGGTCCGCGCCGAGCGGGGCTACGAGCAGTACTCGGTGCACACCACGAAGGAGCAGCCGGGAGCGTTCGCGTTCTACGAGCGCTGGTCCACGGGCCCCGACATCGCGCGCCACGTCCAGCAGCCCCACATGCAGAGCTACTTCGGCAAGATCGCTGATCTCGTCGAAGGCGAGCTCGAGGCCGAGTGGCTCTGGCCCTTGGACGACTGA
- a CDS encoding AraC family transcriptional regulator has translation MDVLSEVLDISGVRGSAGARIAAAGDWGVEWEGDRDAVLYVVTTGIAYLTVEADAPLLLTTGDVVILASGAAHTLASGLGVEIHSCDVAAAREARRLGETLRLGEGEVRTQILGASYSHDPAGPAPVFSLLPPVVHLRAQQLESILLDVVRLLGRELARPGLATDLVLDRLVDILLVEILRAWLAGAPQADRSWWGVLRDPLLLQAVTKIHEAPGYPWTTESLAREVATSRQTLVRRFATFAGTTPSEYLTHWRMSLAAHRLRDSDDTLETIASDVGYTSVYAFSRAFRRERALPPGRYRSASRSKG, from the coding sequence ATGGACGTGCTCTCCGAGGTGCTCGACATCTCCGGGGTCCGAGGGAGTGCCGGCGCTCGCATCGCTGCGGCCGGGGACTGGGGCGTCGAGTGGGAGGGCGACCGAGACGCCGTCCTCTACGTCGTCACGACCGGCATCGCCTACCTGACCGTCGAGGCCGATGCGCCGCTGCTCCTGACGACCGGGGACGTCGTGATCCTGGCCAGCGGCGCCGCCCACACGCTCGCCAGCGGTCTGGGAGTCGAGATCCACTCCTGCGACGTAGCCGCCGCGCGCGAGGCTCGACGCCTGGGCGAGACTCTCCGTCTGGGGGAGGGCGAGGTGCGGACGCAGATCCTGGGCGCCTCCTACTCGCACGACCCAGCGGGACCCGCGCCCGTCTTCTCCCTCCTGCCGCCCGTGGTCCACCTCCGGGCCCAGCAGCTCGAGTCCATCCTCCTCGACGTCGTCCGACTCCTCGGGCGCGAGCTCGCCCGACCCGGGCTCGCGACCGACCTGGTCCTCGACCGCCTCGTCGACATCCTGCTCGTCGAGATCTTGCGCGCCTGGCTCGCTGGTGCACCACAGGCCGACAGGTCGTGGTGGGGTGTCCTCCGCGACCCGCTCCTGCTGCAGGCTGTCACCAAGATCCACGAGGCGCCGGGCTACCCGTGGACCACAGAGAGCCTGGCACGCGAGGTCGCGACGTCACGGCAGACCCTCGTCCGACGTTTTGCGACCTTCGCGGGCACCACACCCAGCGAGTACCTGACCCACTGGCGGATGAGTCTTGCCGCCCATCGGCTCCGCGACTCGGACGACACCCTCGAGACGATCGCCTCCGACGTCGGCTACACCTCCGTCTACGCCTTCAGCCGTGCCTTCCGTCGCGAGCGCGCCCTCCCGCCCGGGCGCTACAGGAGCGCTTCGCGCTCGAAGGGCTGA
- a CDS encoding M20 family metallopeptidase, with translation MTHDVALGPILDDLRTLVEVESPSGDPVALAASADVVADLLERRLGGLAVLVDGPAGPHVHWSGGGEPRVLVLGHHDTVFPAGTLARRPFAVAEGKITGPGVFDMLGGLVQAIHAVALLDDRSGVEILVTADEENGSVTSRALLEERALACGTVLVMEGAADGGDLKVGRKGCGTFEVTVTGRAAHAGLEPEAGVNALVEAAHQVLAIAALNRPEVGTTVTPTVLHSGGQSNVVPDAATVVVDVRVETADEKDRVEAAFAALVPLHPEAALTVAGSVNRPPMTPETSTDLFALAASLEPGIRGVSVGGGSDGNFTAALGVPTLDGLGAVGGGAHADTEHVLVDTVVGRVRLVAGLVRAIVG, from the coding sequence ATGACTCACGACGTCGCCCTCGGGCCGATCCTCGACGACCTGCGCACCCTCGTGGAGGTCGAGTCGCCGTCCGGTGACCCCGTCGCGCTCGCCGCGTCGGCCGACGTGGTCGCCGACCTCCTGGAGCGGCGCCTCGGTGGCCTGGCCGTCCTCGTGGACGGTCCGGCCGGTCCGCACGTCCACTGGTCGGGTGGCGGCGAGCCGCGGGTGCTGGTGCTCGGGCACCACGACACGGTGTTCCCGGCCGGCACGCTCGCCCGACGGCCCTTCGCCGTCGCAGAAGGCAAGATCACCGGCCCGGGCGTCTTCGACATGCTCGGCGGCCTGGTCCAGGCGATCCACGCGGTCGCGCTGCTCGACGACAGGTCTGGCGTCGAGATCCTCGTGACGGCCGACGAGGAGAACGGCAGCGTCACCTCACGAGCGCTGCTCGAAGAGCGGGCGCTGGCCTGCGGCACGGTCCTCGTGATGGAGGGCGCCGCAGACGGCGGCGACCTCAAGGTCGGCCGCAAGGGCTGTGGCACCTTCGAGGTCACGGTCACCGGCCGCGCGGCGCACGCCGGCCTCGAGCCCGAGGCGGGCGTCAACGCCCTCGTCGAGGCTGCGCACCAGGTGCTCGCCATCGCCGCGTTGAACCGTCCCGAGGTGGGGACGACGGTCACCCCGACCGTCCTGCACTCAGGTGGTCAGAGCAACGTGGTGCCCGACGCGGCGACCGTCGTCGTCGACGTCCGTGTCGAGACGGCTGACGAGAAGGACCGTGTCGAGGCAGCCTTCGCGGCGCTCGTCCCGCTGCACCCGGAGGCTGCGCTGACGGTCGCGGGCTCCGTGAACCGCCCGCCGATGACCCCCGAGACGTCGACAGACCTCTTCGCGCTCGCGGCCTCGCTCGAGCCCGGGATCCGCGGTGTCTCGGTCGGCGGAGGCAGCGACGGCAACTTCACCGCCGCCCTCGGCGTCCCCACCCTCGACGGGCTCGGCGCCGTCGGCGGGGGCGCGCACGCCGACACCGAGCACGTGCTGGTCGACACCGTGGTCGGACGTGTCCGACTGGTGGCAGGGCTCGTGCGGGCGATCGTCGGCTGA
- a CDS encoding TetR/AcrR family transcriptional regulator — MPDDTKNRRRSAEERREDLMDAAVVVMSARGVAAATTRAIAEEAGVPQGVFHYCFRSRDELVTALFEREITRSSDRTSGALRRFSDVDRGIRAALEAQLDLVRSGPTYYLAMAELSLTVLRTPDGPPLAVWEQEQYRSRAQAGLEAWSAEHGLVWSVPLAHVASFLVAVGAGVTGTWLADRDDAQAEAALGVAAQALGSLAGSAGTPT, encoded by the coding sequence ATGCCCGACGACACGAAGAACCGCCGACGGTCCGCCGAGGAGCGACGCGAGGACCTCATGGACGCCGCCGTCGTCGTCATGAGCGCACGCGGCGTCGCCGCCGCGACCACCCGTGCCATCGCCGAGGAGGCGGGGGTCCCCCAGGGCGTCTTCCACTACTGCTTCCGCTCCCGGGACGAGCTCGTCACCGCACTCTTCGAACGAGAGATCACCCGGTCCTCCGACCGGACGAGCGGCGCACTCCGCCGCTTCTCCGACGTCGACCGCGGCATCCGTGCCGCCCTGGAAGCCCAGCTGGACCTCGTGCGCTCAGGACCCACGTACTACCTCGCGATGGCCGAGCTCTCGCTCACCGTGCTGCGCACCCCGGACGGTCCACCGCTCGCCGTGTGGGAGCAGGAGCAGTACCGCTCCCGCGCGCAGGCCGGGCTCGAGGCGTGGTCTGCCGAGCACGGTCTGGTCTGGTCCGTGCCTCTCGCGCACGTCGCGTCGTTCCTCGTCGCCGTCGGCGCCGGAGTCACGGGAACCTGGCTCGCCGACCGCGACGACGCACAGGCCGAGGCTGCGCTCGGCGTCGCGGCGCAGGCACTCGGCTCCCTCGCGGGCTCTGCGGGGACCCCCACCTGA
- a CDS encoding GNAT family N-acetyltransferase, whose protein sequence is MPTITPASHADVPAAASVLAQAFAGDPVLAAVTGRPAPTAELLARLFAPLLRSGALPLGGVDLARRDDGEIVGVAVWEPPGSRTHLLRQVAELPGFVRALGLRGLRHATRVQAVFARCRPAEGHWYLAQIGAVASARGTGVGSALLASRLARIDAEGAPAYLESSNERNRRLYAREGFQEVAPIDGVPGARPMAMWRPAALPGTAVLSSGNPSSGRIDGGLR, encoded by the coding sequence ATGCCCACGATCACCCCGGCGTCCCACGCCGACGTCCCCGCAGCGGCCTCCGTGCTCGCCCAGGCCTTCGCCGGCGACCCGGTCCTGGCCGCCGTGACCGGACGCCCCGCACCGACCGCCGAGCTCCTCGCCCGGCTCTTCGCCCCGCTGCTCCGCAGCGGCGCCCTGCCGCTCGGCGGCGTCGACCTCGCGCGCCGCGACGACGGCGAGATCGTCGGCGTCGCCGTGTGGGAGCCGCCGGGTTCACGCACGCACCTGCTCCGCCAAGTCGCGGAGCTCCCGGGCTTCGTCCGGGCGCTCGGGCTGCGCGGGCTCCGGCACGCGACCCGCGTCCAGGCGGTCTTCGCGCGGTGCCGTCCGGCCGAGGGGCACTGGTACCTCGCGCAGATCGGCGCGGTCGCCTCGGCCCGGGGGACCGGCGTCGGCTCGGCGCTGCTCGCCTCTCGGCTCGCGCGCATCGACGCCGAGGGCGCGCCCGCCTACCTCGAGTCCTCCAACGAGCGGAACCGGCGGCTCTACGCTCGCGAGGGGTTCCAGGAGGTCGCGCCGATCGACGGGGTCCCGGGCGCACGCCCGATGGCCATGTGGCGCCCGGCGGCGCTCCCGGGGACCGCGGTGCTGTCCTCGGGGAACCCGTCCTCTGGGCGGATCGACGGAGGACTCCGGTGA
- a CDS encoding SMR family transporter: protein MKKAMWAVLVAAIAAEVVATLSLRAALDAPGWYALTAVGYVTAFVLLAILLRMGAKIGSVYGIWAASGVALTALLAAALFGEALSWPMVLGIAVVMVGVVLVETGHEKTPVETSPVAESETRTEVGA from the coding sequence GTGAAGAAGGCGATGTGGGCGGTCCTGGTCGCCGCGATCGCTGCAGAGGTCGTCGCGACGCTCTCGCTGCGTGCCGCCCTCGACGCCCCGGGCTGGTACGCCCTCACTGCCGTGGGGTACGTGACGGCCTTCGTGCTGCTCGCGATCCTGCTCCGCATGGGGGCTAAGATCGGCTCGGTCTACGGCATCTGGGCTGCCTCGGGTGTGGCGCTGACGGCGCTCCTCGCCGCGGCCTTGTTCGGCGAGGCGCTGAGCTGGCCGATGGTCCTCGGGATCGCCGTCGTGATGGTCGGGGTCGTCCTCGTCGAGACCGGCCACGAGAAGACTCCTGTGGAGACCTCCCCGGTCGCGGAGTCCGAGACCCGGACGGAGGTCGGCGCATGA
- a CDS encoding DMT family transporter, with product MMWLALVGAILSEVTATLSLRASEGLRKKPWVVPLAVFYPLAFVLLTVSLDAGMAIGVAYGIWAASGVALTAVGARVAFGDPLTRRMMLGIACIGVGVILIELGATH from the coding sequence ATGATGTGGCTCGCGCTCGTCGGCGCGATCCTCTCCGAGGTGACCGCGACCCTCAGCCTCCGTGCGTCCGAGGGGCTCCGCAAGAAGCCCTGGGTCGTGCCGCTCGCGGTCTTCTACCCGCTGGCCTTCGTGCTGCTCACCGTGTCTCTCGACGCAGGTATGGCCATCGGTGTCGCCTACGGGATCTGGGCGGCCTCCGGCGTTGCGCTGACCGCGGTCGGCGCTCGGGTCGCCTTCGGAGACCCGCTGACGCGCCGCATGATGCTGGGCATCGCGTGCATCGGCGTCGGGGTGATCCTCATCGAGCTCGGGGCGACGCACTGA
- a CDS encoding MarR family winged helix-turn-helix transcriptional regulator — MPAPSPTPGLSGDRLAAWVSVATMLERLPAALDAQLRRDHDLSHYEHGLLTALDSADDRSLRMSTLAGYASSTLSRLSRAISRLEKKDCVRRATDPTDGRFTLAVLTDVGHDLVTRSSPAHHALVEELVFAPLSEEQVRELAAISRRISVAIDPTAPWEPR; from the coding sequence ATGCCAGCCCCGTCCCCCACGCCCGGGCTCAGCGGCGACCGCCTCGCCGCGTGGGTCTCTGTCGCGACCATGCTCGAGCGCCTGCCGGCGGCGCTCGACGCCCAGCTGCGACGCGACCACGACCTGAGCCACTACGAGCACGGGCTGCTGACCGCCCTGGACAGCGCAGACGACCGCTCGCTCCGGATGAGCACCCTCGCCGGCTACGCCAGCAGCACCCTGTCCAGGCTCTCCCGGGCGATCTCCCGGCTCGAGAAGAAGGACTGCGTCCGACGAGCCACGGACCCGACCGACGGCCGTTTCACCCTGGCGGTCCTCACCGACGTCGGGCACGACCTCGTCACCCGCTCCTCCCCCGCGCACCACGCCCTCGTCGAGGAGCTCGTCTTCGCCCCCCTCTCCGAGGAGCAGGTGCGAGAGCTCGCAGCCATCAGCAGGCGCATCTCCGTGGCCATCGACCCGACCGCACCGTGGGAGCCTCGGTGA